The following proteins are encoded in a genomic region of Nomascus leucogenys isolate Asia chromosome 17, Asia_NLE_v1, whole genome shotgun sequence:
- the PGAM2 gene encoding phosphoglycerate mutase 2: MATHRLVMVRHGESTWNQENRFCGWFDAELSEKGTEEAKRGAKAIKDAKMEFDICYTSVLKRAIRTLWAILDGTDQMWLPVVRTWRLNERHYGGLTGLNKAETAAKHGEEQVKIWRRSFDIPPPPMDEKHPYYNSISKERRYAGLKPGELPTCESLKDTIARALPFWNEEIVPQIKAGKRVLIAAHGNSLRGIVKHLEGMSDQAIMELNLPTGIPIVYELNKELKPTKPMQFLGDEETVRKAMEAVAAQGKAK, translated from the exons atggccactcaCCGCCTCGTGATGGTCCGGCACGGCGAGAGCACATGGAACCAGGAGAACCGTTTCTGTGGCTGGTTTGATGCAGAGCTGAGTGAAAAGGGGACCGAGGAGGCCAAGCGGGGAGCCAAGGCCATCAAGGACGCCAAGATGGAGTTTGACATCTGCTACACGTCGGTGCTGAAGCGGGCCATCCGCACCCTCTGGGCCATCCTGGACGGCACGGACCAGATGTGGCTGCCTGTGGTGCGCACTTGGCGCCTCAATGAGCGGCATTACGGGGGCCTCACAGGCCTCAACAAGGCAGAAACAGCCGCCAAGCACGGGGAGGAACAGGTGAAGATCTGGAGGCGCTCCTTTGACATCCCGCCGCCCCCGATGGACGAGAAGCACCCCTACTACAACTCCATTAGCAAG GAGCGTCGGTACGCAGGCCTGAAGCCCGGGGAACTGCCCACCTGCGAGAGCCTCAAGGACACCATTGCCCGGGCCCTGCCCTTCTGGAACGAGGAGATTGTTCCCCAGATAAAGGCCGGCAAGCGAGTGCTCATTGCAGCCCACGGGAACAGCCTGCGGGGCATTGTCAAGCACCTGGAAG GGATGTCAGACCAGGCGATCATGGAGCTGAACCTGCCCACGGGGATCCCCATTGTGTATGAGCTGAACAAGGAGCTGAAGCCCACCAAGCCCATGCAGTTCCTGGGTGATGAGGAAACGGTGCGGAAGGCCATGGAGGCTGTGGCTGCCCAGGGCAAGGCCAAGTGA
- the DBNL gene encoding drebrin-like protein isoform X2, which translates to MAANLSRNGPALQEAYVRVVTEKSPIDWALFTYEGNSNDIRVAGTGEGGLEEMVEELNSGKVMYAFCRVKDPNSGLPKFVLINWTGEGVNDVRKGACASHVSTMANFLKGAHVTINARAEEDVEPECIMEKVAKASGANYSFHKESGRFQDAGPQAPVGSVYQKTNAVSEIKRVGKDSFWAKAEKEEENRRLEEKRRAEEAQRQLEQERRERELREAARREQRYQEQGGEASPQRTWEQQQEVVSRNRDEQGSTCASLQESAVHPREIFKQKERAMSTTSISSPQPGKLRSPFLQKQLTQPETHFGREPAAAISRPRADLPAEEPVPSTPPCLVQAEEEAVYEEPPEQETFYEEPPLVQQQGASSEHIDHHIQGQGLSGQGLCARALYDYQAADDTEISFDPENLITGIEVIDEGWWRGYGPDGHFGMFPANYVELIE; encoded by the exons ATGGCGGCGAACCTGAGCCGGAACGGGCCAGCGCTGCAGGAGGCCTACGTGCGGGTGGTCACCGAGAAGTCCCCGATCGACTG GGCTCTCTTTACCTATGAAGGCAACAGCAATGACATCCGCGTGGCTGGCACAGGGG AGGGTGGCCTGGAGGAGATGGTGGAGGAGCTCAACAGTGGGAAGGTGATGTACGCCTTCTGCAGAGTGAAGGACCCCAACTCCGGACTGCCCAAATTTGTCCTCATCAACTGG ACAGGCGAGGGCGTGAATGACGTGCGGAAGGGAGCCTGCGCCAGCCATGTCAGCACCATGGCCAACTTCCTGAAG GGGGCCCACGTGACCATCAACGCACGGGCCGAGGAGGATGTGGAGCCTGAGTGCATCATGGAGAAGGTGGCCAAGGCTTCAGGTGCCAACTACAGCTTTCACAAGGAGAGTGGCCGCTTCCAGGACGCGGGACCCCAGGCCCCAGTG GGCTCTGTGTACCAGAAGACCAATGCTGTGTCTGAGATTAAAAGGGTTGGTAAAGACAGCTTCTGGGCCAAAGCAGAG aaggaggaggagaaccGTCGGCTGGAGGAAAAGCGGCGGGCTGAGGAGGCGCAGCGGCAGCTGGAGCAGGAGCGCCGGGAGCGTGAGCTGCGTGAGGCTGCACGCCGGGAGCAGCGCTATCAGGAGCAGGGTGGCGAGGCCAGCCCCCAGAG GACGTGGGAGCAGCAGCAAGAAGTGGTTTCAAGGAACCGAGATGAGCAG GGGTCAACATGTGCTTCCCTCCAGGAGTCTGCCGTGCATCCAAGGGAGATTTTCAAGCAGAAAGAGAGGGCCATGTCCACCACCTCCATCTCCAGTCCTCAGCCTG GCAAGCTGAGGAGCCCCTTCCTGCAGAAGCAGCTCACCCAACCAGAGACCCACTTTGGCAGAGAGCCAGCTGCTGCCATCTCAAGGCCCAGGGCAG ATCTCCCTGCTGAGGAGCCGGTGCCCAGCACTCCTCCATGTCTGGTGCAGGCAGAAGAGGAGGCTGTGTATGAGGAACCCCCAGAGCAGGAGACCTTCTACGAGGAGCCCCCACTG GTGCAGCAGCAAGGTGCCAGCTCTGAGCACATTGACCACCACATTCAGGGCCAGGGGCTCAGTGGGCAAGGGCTCTGTGCCCGTGCCCTGTATGACTACCAGGCAG CTGACGACACAGAGATCTCCTTTGACCCTGAGAACCTCATCACAGGCATCGAGGTGATCGACGAAGGCTGGTGGCGTGGCTATGGGCCCGATGGCCATTTTGGCATGTTCCCTGCCAACTACGTGGAGCTCATTGAGTGA
- the DBNL gene encoding drebrin-like protein isoform X4, with protein sequence MAANLSRNGPALQEAYVRVVTEKSPIDWALFTYEGNSNDIRVAGTGEGGLEEMVEELNSGKVMYAFCRVKDPNSGLPKFVLINWTGEGVNDVRKGACASHVSTMANFLKGAHVTINARAEEDVEPECIMEKVAKASGANYSFHKESGRFQDAGPQAPVGSVYQKTNAVSEIKRVGKDSFWAKAEKEEENRRLEEKRRAEEAQRQLEQERRERELREAARREQRYQEQGGEASPQRTWEQQQEVVSRNRDEQESAVHPREIFKQKERAMSTTSISSPQPGKLRSPFLQKQLTQPETHFGREPAAAISRPRADLPAEEPVPSTPPCLVQAEEEAVYEEPPEQETFYEEPPLVQQQGASSEHIDHHIQGQGLSGQGLCARALYDYQAADDTEISFDPENLITGIEVIDEGWWRGYGPDGHFGMFPANYVELIE encoded by the exons ATGGCGGCGAACCTGAGCCGGAACGGGCCAGCGCTGCAGGAGGCCTACGTGCGGGTGGTCACCGAGAAGTCCCCGATCGACTG GGCTCTCTTTACCTATGAAGGCAACAGCAATGACATCCGCGTGGCTGGCACAGGGG AGGGTGGCCTGGAGGAGATGGTGGAGGAGCTCAACAGTGGGAAGGTGATGTACGCCTTCTGCAGAGTGAAGGACCCCAACTCCGGACTGCCCAAATTTGTCCTCATCAACTGG ACAGGCGAGGGCGTGAATGACGTGCGGAAGGGAGCCTGCGCCAGCCATGTCAGCACCATGGCCAACTTCCTGAAG GGGGCCCACGTGACCATCAACGCACGGGCCGAGGAGGATGTGGAGCCTGAGTGCATCATGGAGAAGGTGGCCAAGGCTTCAGGTGCCAACTACAGCTTTCACAAGGAGAGTGGCCGCTTCCAGGACGCGGGACCCCAGGCCCCAGTG GGCTCTGTGTACCAGAAGACCAATGCTGTGTCTGAGATTAAAAGGGTTGGTAAAGACAGCTTCTGGGCCAAAGCAGAG aaggaggaggagaaccGTCGGCTGGAGGAAAAGCGGCGGGCTGAGGAGGCGCAGCGGCAGCTGGAGCAGGAGCGCCGGGAGCGTGAGCTGCGTGAGGCTGCACGCCGGGAGCAGCGCTATCAGGAGCAGGGTGGCGAGGCCAGCCCCCAGAG GACGTGGGAGCAGCAGCAAGAAGTGGTTTCAAGGAACCGAGATGAGCAG GAGTCTGCCGTGCATCCAAGGGAGATTTTCAAGCAGAAAGAGAGGGCCATGTCCACCACCTCCATCTCCAGTCCTCAGCCTG GCAAGCTGAGGAGCCCCTTCCTGCAGAAGCAGCTCACCCAACCAGAGACCCACTTTGGCAGAGAGCCAGCTGCTGCCATCTCAAGGCCCAGGGCAG ATCTCCCTGCTGAGGAGCCGGTGCCCAGCACTCCTCCATGTCTGGTGCAGGCAGAAGAGGAGGCTGTGTATGAGGAACCCCCAGAGCAGGAGACCTTCTACGAGGAGCCCCCACTG GTGCAGCAGCAAGGTGCCAGCTCTGAGCACATTGACCACCACATTCAGGGCCAGGGGCTCAGTGGGCAAGGGCTCTGTGCCCGTGCCCTGTATGACTACCAGGCAG CTGACGACACAGAGATCTCCTTTGACCCTGAGAACCTCATCACAGGCATCGAGGTGATCGACGAAGGCTGGTGGCGTGGCTATGGGCCCGATGGCCATTTTGGCATGTTCCCTGCCAACTACGTGGAGCTCATTGAGTGA
- the DBNL gene encoding drebrin-like protein isoform X3 has protein sequence MAANLSRNGPALQEAYVRVVTEKSPIDWALFTYEGNSNDIRVAGTGEGGLEEMVEELNSGKVMYAFCRVKDPNSGLPKFVLINWTGEGVNDVRKGACASHVSTMANFLKGAHVTINARAEEDVEPECIMEKVAKASGANYSFHKESGRFQDAGPQAPVGSVYQKTNAVSEIKRVGKDSFWAKAEKEEENRRLEEKRRAEEAQRQLEQERRERELREAARREQRYQEQGGEASPQSRTWEQQQEVVSRNRDEQESAVHPREIFKQKERAMSTTSISSPQPGKLRSPFLQKQLTQPETHFGREPAAAISRPRADLPAEEPVPSTPPCLVQAEEEAVYEEPPEQETFYEEPPLVQQQGASSEHIDHHIQGQGLSGQGLCARALYDYQAADDTEISFDPENLITGIEVIDEGWWRGYGPDGHFGMFPANYVELIE, from the exons ATGGCGGCGAACCTGAGCCGGAACGGGCCAGCGCTGCAGGAGGCCTACGTGCGGGTGGTCACCGAGAAGTCCCCGATCGACTG GGCTCTCTTTACCTATGAAGGCAACAGCAATGACATCCGCGTGGCTGGCACAGGGG AGGGTGGCCTGGAGGAGATGGTGGAGGAGCTCAACAGTGGGAAGGTGATGTACGCCTTCTGCAGAGTGAAGGACCCCAACTCCGGACTGCCCAAATTTGTCCTCATCAACTGG ACAGGCGAGGGCGTGAATGACGTGCGGAAGGGAGCCTGCGCCAGCCATGTCAGCACCATGGCCAACTTCCTGAAG GGGGCCCACGTGACCATCAACGCACGGGCCGAGGAGGATGTGGAGCCTGAGTGCATCATGGAGAAGGTGGCCAAGGCTTCAGGTGCCAACTACAGCTTTCACAAGGAGAGTGGCCGCTTCCAGGACGCGGGACCCCAGGCCCCAGTG GGCTCTGTGTACCAGAAGACCAATGCTGTGTCTGAGATTAAAAGGGTTGGTAAAGACAGCTTCTGGGCCAAAGCAGAG aaggaggaggagaaccGTCGGCTGGAGGAAAAGCGGCGGGCTGAGGAGGCGCAGCGGCAGCTGGAGCAGGAGCGCCGGGAGCGTGAGCTGCGTGAGGCTGCACGCCGGGAGCAGCGCTATCAGGAGCAGGGTGGCGAGGCCAGCCCCCAGAG CAGGACGTGGGAGCAGCAGCAAGAAGTGGTTTCAAGGAACCGAGATGAGCAG GAGTCTGCCGTGCATCCAAGGGAGATTTTCAAGCAGAAAGAGAGGGCCATGTCCACCACCTCCATCTCCAGTCCTCAGCCTG GCAAGCTGAGGAGCCCCTTCCTGCAGAAGCAGCTCACCCAACCAGAGACCCACTTTGGCAGAGAGCCAGCTGCTGCCATCTCAAGGCCCAGGGCAG ATCTCCCTGCTGAGGAGCCGGTGCCCAGCACTCCTCCATGTCTGGTGCAGGCAGAAGAGGAGGCTGTGTATGAGGAACCCCCAGAGCAGGAGACCTTCTACGAGGAGCCCCCACTG GTGCAGCAGCAAGGTGCCAGCTCTGAGCACATTGACCACCACATTCAGGGCCAGGGGCTCAGTGGGCAAGGGCTCTGTGCCCGTGCCCTGTATGACTACCAGGCAG CTGACGACACAGAGATCTCCTTTGACCCTGAGAACCTCATCACAGGCATCGAGGTGATCGACGAAGGCTGGTGGCGTGGCTATGGGCCCGATGGCCATTTTGGCATGTTCCCTGCCAACTACGTGGAGCTCATTGAGTGA
- the DBNL gene encoding drebrin-like protein isoform X1, with amino-acid sequence MAANLSRNGPALQEAYVRVVTEKSPIDWALFTYEGNSNDIRVAGTGEGGLEEMVEELNSGKVMYAFCRVKDPNSGLPKFVLINWTGEGVNDVRKGACASHVSTMANFLKGAHVTINARAEEDVEPECIMEKVAKASGANYSFHKESGRFQDAGPQAPVGSVYQKTNAVSEIKRVGKDSFWAKAEKEEENRRLEEKRRAEEAQRQLEQERRERELREAARREQRYQEQGGEASPQSRTWEQQQEVVSRNRDEQGSTCASLQESAVHPREIFKQKERAMSTTSISSPQPGKLRSPFLQKQLTQPETHFGREPAAAISRPRADLPAEEPVPSTPPCLVQAEEEAVYEEPPEQETFYEEPPLVQQQGASSEHIDHHIQGQGLSGQGLCARALYDYQAADDTEISFDPENLITGIEVIDEGWWRGYGPDGHFGMFPANYVELIE; translated from the exons ATGGCGGCGAACCTGAGCCGGAACGGGCCAGCGCTGCAGGAGGCCTACGTGCGGGTGGTCACCGAGAAGTCCCCGATCGACTG GGCTCTCTTTACCTATGAAGGCAACAGCAATGACATCCGCGTGGCTGGCACAGGGG AGGGTGGCCTGGAGGAGATGGTGGAGGAGCTCAACAGTGGGAAGGTGATGTACGCCTTCTGCAGAGTGAAGGACCCCAACTCCGGACTGCCCAAATTTGTCCTCATCAACTGG ACAGGCGAGGGCGTGAATGACGTGCGGAAGGGAGCCTGCGCCAGCCATGTCAGCACCATGGCCAACTTCCTGAAG GGGGCCCACGTGACCATCAACGCACGGGCCGAGGAGGATGTGGAGCCTGAGTGCATCATGGAGAAGGTGGCCAAGGCTTCAGGTGCCAACTACAGCTTTCACAAGGAGAGTGGCCGCTTCCAGGACGCGGGACCCCAGGCCCCAGTG GGCTCTGTGTACCAGAAGACCAATGCTGTGTCTGAGATTAAAAGGGTTGGTAAAGACAGCTTCTGGGCCAAAGCAGAG aaggaggaggagaaccGTCGGCTGGAGGAAAAGCGGCGGGCTGAGGAGGCGCAGCGGCAGCTGGAGCAGGAGCGCCGGGAGCGTGAGCTGCGTGAGGCTGCACGCCGGGAGCAGCGCTATCAGGAGCAGGGTGGCGAGGCCAGCCCCCAGAG CAGGACGTGGGAGCAGCAGCAAGAAGTGGTTTCAAGGAACCGAGATGAGCAG GGGTCAACATGTGCTTCCCTCCAGGAGTCTGCCGTGCATCCAAGGGAGATTTTCAAGCAGAAAGAGAGGGCCATGTCCACCACCTCCATCTCCAGTCCTCAGCCTG GCAAGCTGAGGAGCCCCTTCCTGCAGAAGCAGCTCACCCAACCAGAGACCCACTTTGGCAGAGAGCCAGCTGCTGCCATCTCAAGGCCCAGGGCAG ATCTCCCTGCTGAGGAGCCGGTGCCCAGCACTCCTCCATGTCTGGTGCAGGCAGAAGAGGAGGCTGTGTATGAGGAACCCCCAGAGCAGGAGACCTTCTACGAGGAGCCCCCACTG GTGCAGCAGCAAGGTGCCAGCTCTGAGCACATTGACCACCACATTCAGGGCCAGGGGCTCAGTGGGCAAGGGCTCTGTGCCCGTGCCCTGTATGACTACCAGGCAG CTGACGACACAGAGATCTCCTTTGACCCTGAGAACCTCATCACAGGCATCGAGGTGATCGACGAAGGCTGGTGGCGTGGCTATGGGCCCGATGGCCATTTTGGCATGTTCCCTGCCAACTACGTGGAGCTCATTGAGTGA